A window from Nitrospira sp. ND1 encodes these proteins:
- the tsaB gene encoding tRNA (adenosine(37)-N6)-threonylcarbamoyltransferase complex dimerization subunit type 1 TsaB produces MKAKPVRHLLAIDTATAWQSVALLQDDQVLALLEQDAEGSHARSLMGAIDRLLRGAGLSLKDLQALAVSIGPGSFTGLRVGLATMLGFRAVLGTPIVTVPTLEAMAWNLRDVKGVLVPVLKSRHNEVYWAAYEWLPGTGLRTHIAEQVGPPASVARALQAAKACTLFGDGWQAYEKDIREAVEAAGGQVREVRPEQQRPSAVSVGLAGRQRLGAGQVAGPELVPCYVQRTEAEVKFDEQQGVSALERRRQRVASKLAQGRGKRGRTDADPQPRK; encoded by the coding sequence ATGAAGGCGAAACCGGTCAGGCATTTGCTGGCAATCGATACGGCCACGGCCTGGCAAAGTGTCGCGCTGCTTCAGGATGATCAGGTGCTGGCCCTGCTTGAACAGGATGCCGAAGGATCGCACGCGCGCTCGTTGATGGGCGCCATCGATCGTCTGTTGCGCGGGGCCGGACTTTCGTTGAAGGATCTTCAAGCATTGGCCGTGTCCATTGGCCCCGGCTCGTTCACCGGCCTGCGTGTGGGGCTTGCCACGATGTTGGGATTTCGTGCCGTGTTGGGCACTCCCATTGTGACGGTGCCGACCTTGGAAGCGATGGCCTGGAATCTGCGCGATGTGAAGGGTGTATTAGTGCCGGTCCTGAAGAGTCGGCACAATGAAGTGTATTGGGCCGCCTACGAATGGTTGCCTGGAACGGGTTTGCGAACTCACATCGCCGAGCAGGTCGGTCCTCCTGCTTCGGTGGCCCGGGCGTTACAAGCGGCCAAAGCCTGTACGTTGTTCGGCGACGGCTGGCAAGCCTATGAAAAGGACATCCGGGAGGCCGTTGAAGCGGCGGGCGGGCAGGTGCGAGAAGTCAGGCCGGAGCAACAACGCCCTTCAGCCGTGAGTGTCGGTCTCGCCGGGCGACAGCGTCTGGGGGCAGGGCAGGTTGCGGGACCGGAGCTGGTTCCCTGCTATGTTCAGCGCACGGAAGCGGAAGTGAAATTCGACGAGCAGCAGGGGGTGTCGGCTCTCGAACGGCGCCGGCAGCGGGTCGCCAGCAAATTAGCGCAGGGCCGTGGGAAACGCGGTCGAACCGACGCCGATCCGCAGCCGCGGAAGTAG
- a CDS encoding peptidylprolyl isomerase: MTAQAGSPVATISVTSKNEPWGEIVLRLFPDVAPGHVKNFVDLAKKGFYNGTTFHRVIPGFMIQGGDPNSKNPDRASHGMGGPGHNVKAEFNSKPHKRGTLSMARANDPDSAGSQFFICVNDANFLDWQYTVFGEVQSGLDVVDKVVGSKRDGRDNPLERVEMTVTITE, translated from the coding sequence ATGACGGCACAAGCGGGTTCACCGGTAGCGACCATTTCTGTCACATCCAAGAACGAGCCATGGGGCGAGATCGTGCTGCGTTTGTTTCCCGACGTGGCGCCCGGTCATGTGAAGAACTTCGTAGATCTGGCGAAGAAGGGCTTCTACAACGGCACGACGTTTCACCGGGTGATCCCCGGGTTCATGATTCAGGGCGGCGATCCCAATAGCAAGAATCCGGACCGCGCGTCGCATGGAATGGGTGGTCCAGGGCACAACGTGAAGGCGGAGTTCAACAGCAAGCCGCACAAGCGAGGGACCCTGTCCATGGCGCGCGCCAACGATCCGGACAGCGCGGGCTCGCAGTTTTTTATCTGCGTCAACGACGCCAACTTTCTGGACTGGCAGTATACGGTCTTCGGTGAAGTGCAAAGCGGACTGGACGTGGTCGACAAAGTGGTCGGCTCCAAGCGCGACGGGCGGGATAACCCGCTGGAGCGCGTCGAAATGACCGTCACTATTACCGAGTGA
- a CDS encoding RNA methyltransferase has translation MTSSPRTVSRNFLSHIRDVVKTKRTRDRERVFVLEGTKPILELLQSAPQHIVCLVVTPTFLERQPPEVAQQMVSSGCTVHSCPEHQLAQLSDVETSSGVLAIVHQPTWNQSAILAQPKIFGLYGDMLQDPTNMGTIIRTAAGLNVSALWLAPHSVDVFNPKVVRATAGALFQLPIFPHTSLEELQNLDCVIMAADAGTSEGCVPIRAIRSIPARTVLAIGSESRGLSEPVLDAATVRFTIPLKPGVESLNAAAATAIALFQLSGLPVEGGKA, from the coding sequence TTGACCTCCTCACCTCGCACCGTTTCTCGCAACTTTCTCTCCCACATACGGGATGTCGTCAAGACGAAGCGTACGCGTGACCGCGAACGGGTCTTCGTGCTCGAAGGCACCAAACCCATCCTCGAATTGTTGCAGTCGGCACCTCAACACATCGTCTGCCTCGTCGTCACCCCCACGTTTCTCGAACGACAACCGCCGGAAGTCGCGCAGCAGATGGTCAGCAGCGGGTGTACCGTCCACAGCTGTCCGGAACACCAGTTGGCCCAATTGTCCGATGTCGAAACCTCCAGCGGCGTGCTGGCCATCGTTCATCAGCCGACCTGGAACCAGTCGGCCATACTGGCGCAACCGAAAATTTTCGGCCTCTACGGGGACATGCTGCAGGACCCGACGAATATGGGGACGATCATTCGAACTGCGGCGGGACTCAATGTGAGTGCCTTGTGGCTGGCACCCCACTCCGTCGATGTGTTCAATCCAAAAGTCGTGCGGGCGACCGCAGGCGCGTTGTTTCAGCTGCCCATCTTTCCCCACACCAGCCTCGAAGAACTGCAGAACCTGGATTGCGTGATCATGGCCGCCGACGCCGGAACCAGTGAGGGCTGCGTGCCCATCCGGGCGATTCGGAGTATTCCTGCGCGAACGGTGCTGGCGATCGGCAGCGAGAGTCGGGGCCTGTCTGAACCGGTTCTGGACGCCGCCACCGTGCGATTTACCATCCCGTTGAAACCGGGGGTCGAATCTCTCAATGCCGCGGCGGCGACAGCCATCGCACTCTTCCAATTGTCAGGATTGCCGGTTGAGGGCGGGAAAGCCTGA
- the radA gene encoding DNA repair protein RadA, whose product MKAKTTFHCQACGHQALRWLGRCPDCGGWNTLKEERLPAAPKGRQGMPKTAMAVATPISDIEIVGEPRHSTGMGEFDRVLGGGVVQGSVMLIGGDPGIGKTTLLLQALPLLAAPGEQVLYVSGEESPRQIKMRGQRLGIDGKHLLILGETSLEQILKAIQEIQPAAVVVDSIQTVYTEQLTSAPGSISQVQEVAGQLMWFAKRSNVPVFIIGHVTKEGAIAGPRLLEHIVDTVLYFEGDKSHSFRILRAVKNRFGSTNEIGVFEMKDGGLEEVSNPSELFLAERPQRSTGSVVVSSLEGTRPILVELQALVSGTNYPMPKRMANGVEPNRLSLLLAVMEKRLGMHLSGQDVYVNVVGGIHIDEPAIDLGIVAAVTSSLRESPIDFTTLVMGEVGLGGEVRAISQAELRIREAAKMGFKRCLLPERNVAKLEPVEGIELIGIHEVGDALDAVLA is encoded by the coding sequence ATGAAGGCGAAGACGACATTTCATTGCCAGGCCTGCGGCCATCAGGCGCTGCGATGGCTTGGGCGTTGCCCCGATTGTGGAGGCTGGAACACGCTCAAGGAAGAGCGATTGCCGGCTGCCCCCAAAGGCCGCCAGGGTATGCCCAAAACAGCCATGGCCGTGGCCACGCCGATCTCCGATATCGAAATCGTCGGCGAACCCAGGCACAGCACGGGCATGGGGGAGTTCGACCGTGTGTTGGGCGGTGGTGTGGTGCAAGGCTCGGTGATGCTGATCGGGGGCGATCCCGGCATCGGCAAGACCACGTTACTCTTGCAGGCATTGCCGCTGCTTGCGGCGCCGGGTGAGCAGGTTCTGTACGTCTCCGGCGAGGAGTCTCCCCGGCAGATCAAGATGCGGGGGCAACGTCTGGGCATCGACGGCAAACATCTGCTGATTCTCGGGGAGACCAGTCTCGAACAGATCTTAAAGGCCATCCAGGAAATCCAGCCGGCGGCCGTGGTGGTGGATTCGATTCAGACGGTCTACACCGAGCAGCTCACCTCGGCGCCGGGCAGCATCAGCCAGGTGCAGGAAGTGGCCGGGCAGCTGATGTGGTTCGCCAAGCGCAGCAACGTGCCGGTGTTCATCATCGGGCATGTCACGAAGGAAGGTGCCATCGCCGGACCGCGCTTGCTGGAACACATTGTCGATACGGTACTGTATTTCGAAGGGGATAAGAGCCACAGTTTCAGGATTCTGCGAGCGGTAAAAAATCGCTTCGGATCGACGAACGAGATCGGCGTCTTTGAAATGAAGGATGGCGGCTTGGAGGAAGTCAGTAACCCCTCCGAATTGTTTCTGGCCGAGCGGCCGCAACGCAGTACCGGCTCGGTGGTGGTGTCCAGCCTGGAAGGGACGCGGCCGATCCTGGTGGAACTGCAGGCGTTGGTCTCGGGGACCAATTATCCCATGCCCAAGCGTATGGCCAATGGCGTGGAACCGAATCGGCTGTCGTTGCTGCTGGCCGTGATGGAGAAACGATTGGGCATGCACCTCTCAGGGCAGGACGTGTATGTGAATGTGGTCGGCGGGATCCACATCGACGAACCGGCCATTGATCTGGGCATTGTCGCCGCCGTCACGTCGAGTTTGCGGGAGAGTCCGATCGATTTTACGACGCTCGTCATGGGCGAAGTCGGACTGGGTGGTGAAGTCCGGGCGATCAGCCAGGCCGAGCTGCGGATTCGCGAAGCCGCCAAAATGGGATTCAAACGCTGTCTCCTGCCGGAGAGAAACGTCGCCAAGCTGGAACCGGTCGAAGGCATTGAGTTGATCGGCATTCATGAAGTCGGAGACGCGTTGGATGCAGTACTGGCGTGA
- a CDS encoding TolC family protein, whose amino-acid sequence MSRLWSQPPLRTLTTLAVTALFLSASQAAETDQPFTLPHGSFLGVERAVDIAVKNHPMLLEGAANLKASEARTEQARSLYYPQVYANANTIAGAGVSNPRFMVGGGLLRENQTTFTGGVIANQRIYDFGYTSNLVESNKLAERAQGQDVSARRALVLLYVQRAYLNSLKRKRLVQIAEETVRERGIIAGQIETLYRQQLKSKLDFDLAHVELVNAQSLLVRSRNDLKASFADLNRTMGIVGGDDYVLEDISVEVRPQKTLESLINESLSHPEVKRAKEQTASADARLTAAKRQYLPTVSAIASGGTFDPFDARQNQQTGGWWMAGAMVSMPLFTGFLIENQVVEANANRQAASAATSSIEQALTQQVTNAYLDTLTFAQQITLAEEQVKTAQEALQLSKQRYKLGLGTVVEVTQSEVAVTAAQTRLAETQFDYKIAEVTLAYTSQGDDTGRALLLSRASPPSPDAVGPHPAN is encoded by the coding sequence ATGAGTCGATTATGGTCCCAGCCCCCCCTCAGGACGCTGACCACGCTGGCGGTCACGGCCCTGTTCCTCTCGGCCTCGCAGGCTGCCGAGACGGATCAGCCCTTCACGCTGCCTCACGGTAGTTTTCTGGGCGTCGAGCGCGCCGTCGATATCGCGGTGAAGAACCACCCCATGCTGCTCGAAGGCGCGGCGAACCTGAAGGCCTCGGAGGCCCGCACCGAACAGGCCCGCTCCCTCTACTACCCGCAGGTCTATGCGAACGCCAACACGATAGCGGGCGCCGGAGTGAGCAACCCGCGCTTCATGGTCGGCGGTGGATTACTCCGTGAAAACCAGACCACCTTCACCGGCGGTGTCATCGCCAACCAGCGCATCTACGACTTCGGATACACGAGCAATTTGGTGGAGTCGAACAAGCTGGCCGAACGCGCGCAGGGGCAGGATGTCAGCGCTCGCCGCGCCCTCGTGTTGCTGTATGTGCAACGCGCATATCTGAACAGTCTGAAGCGGAAGCGGCTGGTCCAGATCGCCGAAGAAACCGTCCGGGAGCGCGGGATCATCGCCGGGCAGATCGAGACTCTCTACCGACAACAACTGAAATCGAAGCTCGACTTCGATCTGGCGCATGTGGAACTGGTCAATGCGCAGTCGCTCCTGGTGCGCAGTCGTAACGATTTAAAAGCCAGCTTTGCGGACTTGAACCGGACCATGGGCATCGTCGGAGGCGACGACTACGTCCTCGAAGACATTTCCGTGGAGGTGCGCCCGCAAAAGACGCTGGAAAGCCTGATCAACGAAAGCCTGTCGCATCCGGAAGTGAAACGCGCGAAGGAGCAGACCGCGTCAGCCGATGCGAGACTCACCGCGGCCAAACGCCAGTACCTGCCGACCGTCTCGGCGATCGCCAGCGGCGGAACCTTCGATCCCTTCGACGCCCGCCAGAACCAGCAGACCGGCGGCTGGTGGATGGCCGGCGCGATGGTGTCGATGCCCCTCTTCACCGGATTTCTGATCGAGAATCAAGTCGTGGAGGCGAACGCCAATCGTCAGGCCGCCTCCGCCGCAACCAGCAGTATCGAACAGGCGCTGACGCAACAGGTGACCAACGCCTATCTCGACACCCTGACCTTCGCCCAACAAATTACCCTGGCCGAGGAACAGGTCAAGACGGCGCAAGAAGCGTTGCAGCTTTCGAAACAACGCTACAAACTGGGGTTAGGCACAGTGGTGGAAGTGACGCAATCGGAAGTGGCGGTCACCGCGGCGCAAACCCGGTTGGCAGAAACCCAATTCGACTACAAGATTGCGGAAGTCACGCTAGCCTACACGTCTCAGGGCGACGACACCGGGCGCGCGCTCTTATTGAGTCGCGCCAGCCCCCCTTCACCGGATGCAGTAGGACCGCACCCGGCCAATTAG
- a CDS encoding YdcH family protein, translated as MQTETAITERLRRSNTEFRALEESHHRLDAELADLQKRHVLTPAEEVLKKQLQKEKLATKDKIAEFIRSSR; from the coding sequence ATGCAGACGGAGACGGCGATCACTGAACGGTTACGGCGGTCCAATACAGAATTCCGTGCGCTTGAAGAATCTCACCACCGCCTCGATGCCGAGTTAGCCGATTTACAAAAGCGGCATGTGCTCACGCCGGCGGAAGAAGTGCTGAAGAAGCAGTTGCAAAAAGAGAAGCTGGCCACCAAAGACAAAATAGCCGAATTCATTCGATCGTCGCGTTAG
- the rimI gene encoding ribosomal protein S18-alanine N-acetyltransferase: MASDSVLIEPATAEVLDEVFAIEQACFSAPWTRKMLVAELSGNQFAQFLIAKCPDPGSGAFVVAGYFCYWIVFEEVRLMNLAVLAPFRRQGVARRLVCTALRAGLERGASRAMLEVRASNQEALTLYYRLGFRQTATRTRYYVNPDEDAVLMEMAPLQLGPLCERS, encoded by the coding sequence ATGGCGTCAGATTCGGTGCTGATTGAACCGGCGACCGCTGAGGTTCTCGACGAGGTATTCGCCATCGAACAGGCTTGCTTCTCTGCCCCCTGGACGCGCAAAATGTTGGTAGCCGAGTTGTCCGGTAATCAATTTGCCCAGTTCCTTATCGCGAAGTGTCCTGACCCCGGGTCAGGGGCCTTCGTGGTTGCCGGGTATTTTTGCTATTGGATCGTGTTCGAGGAAGTGCGGTTGATGAACCTGGCTGTGCTCGCCCCGTTTCGACGGCAGGGTGTGGCGAGGCGGCTGGTCTGTACGGCATTGCGGGCCGGGTTGGAGCGTGGTGCCAGCCGGGCGATGCTGGAGGTGCGGGCCTCGAATCAGGAGGCGTTGACCCTCTACTATCGGTTGGGATTTCGTCAGACCGCCACGCGGACGCGGTATTATGTGAACCCTGACGAAGATGCGGTGCTGATGGAAATGGCGCCGCTCCAGTTAGGTCCCTTGTGCGAACGGTCGTAG
- the tatC gene encoding twin-arginine translocase subunit TatC: MLAPLAAHIQSLKKRLLIIVVTLAVAFATAFAYSSEMVAWLNRPFPNQLVFYGPTEALFASIKVSFLAGIILSLPMVFYQCWKFIEPALLPKEQRWAIPLFLLAAFLFALGLVFCNLVILPLVIDFFVSFGMDRDITPALGVGTYIDFNVKFLLIFGCAFELPLVLTLLSRVGVVSAAVLAHYRKHAIMAALIISAIVTPDATLFTMLLMAVPLMVLYEIGIIGAKIFGRAAGPAPDMNLPLDPDIPIGTAGHRVR; this comes from the coding sequence ATGCTCGCACCACTGGCCGCCCATATTCAGTCGCTCAAGAAGCGGCTGCTGATCATCGTGGTGACCTTGGCGGTCGCGTTCGCCACGGCGTTTGCCTACTCCTCCGAGATGGTCGCCTGGCTCAATCGCCCGTTTCCCAATCAACTGGTGTTTTACGGGCCGACGGAAGCGCTGTTTGCGTCCATCAAAGTGTCGTTTCTGGCGGGGATCATCCTCAGCCTGCCCATGGTGTTTTACCAGTGCTGGAAGTTTATCGAACCGGCGTTGCTCCCCAAGGAGCAACGCTGGGCGATTCCCTTGTTCCTGCTGGCGGCGTTTCTGTTTGCGCTCGGCCTGGTCTTTTGTAACCTCGTCATTCTGCCGCTCGTCATCGACTTCTTCGTCAGCTTCGGTATGGATCGCGACATCACCCCCGCGCTCGGTGTAGGGACCTATATCGACTTCAATGTCAAATTTCTCCTGATCTTCGGCTGCGCCTTTGAACTGCCGCTGGTGCTGACTCTGTTGTCTCGCGTGGGGGTCGTCTCGGCCGCGGTGCTGGCGCACTATCGCAAACATGCCATCATGGCGGCGCTGATCATTTCGGCCATCGTGACCCCGGACGCGACGCTGTTTACCATGTTGTTGATGGCCGTCCCGCTCATGGTACTCTATGAGATCGGGATCATCGGGGCCAAGATCTTCGGGCGGGCCGCAGGGCCGGCTCCCGACATGAATTTGCCGCTCGATCCTGATATACCCATCGGCACGGCCGGTCATCGCGTCCGGTAA